The following coding sequences are from one Ancylobacter sp. TS-1 window:
- a CDS encoding chorismate mutase: MARTLPDNENALAPFRTEIDAIDAQMVELLARRFEVVKHVVAVKKAEGLAAFLPERVEDVIEKVSARAETKGLPPELVEKLWRVLIEWVIAYENERLG; encoded by the coding sequence ATGGCACGGACGCTGCCCGACAACGAGAACGCCCTCGCGCCCTTCCGGACGGAGATCGACGCGATCGACGCACAGATGGTCGAGTTGCTGGCGCGCCGCTTCGAGGTGGTGAAGCACGTCGTGGCGGTGAAGAAGGCAGAGGGGCTTGCCGCCTTCCTGCCCGAGCGCGTCGAGGACGTGATCGAGAAGGTCAGCGCCCGCGCCGAGACCAAGGGCCTGCCGCCCGAACTCGTCGAGAAGCTCTGGCGCGTGCTGATCGAGTGGGTGATCGCCTACGAGAACGAGCGGCTGGGCTAG
- a CDS encoding DUF6455 family protein: MRVDTIDERLCLFREMTDHAGVDLDALAGQRADDLRAAAQRCLGCRVGEECRAWLEDVDLAAPPPGFCRNVEVFGEWVESVLDPAPDRRAEAAAPPEAAD, translated from the coding sequence ATGCGCGTGGACACGATCGACGAACGTCTGTGCCTGTTCCGCGAGATGACCGACCATGCTGGCGTCGATCTCGATGCGCTGGCCGGCCAGCGGGCCGACGATCTGCGCGCCGCTGCCCAGCGGTGCCTCGGCTGCCGCGTCGGCGAGGAATGCCGCGCCTGGCTGGAGGATGTGGACCTCGCGGCCCCGCCGCCCGGTTTCTGCCGCAACGTCGAGGTTTTCGGCGAGTGGGTCGAATCGGTTCTCGACCCGGCGCCCGACCGTCGGGCCGAGGCGGCAGCGCCGCCGGAGGCTGCGGACTAG
- the gatA gene encoding Asp-tRNA(Asn)/Glu-tRNA(Gln) amidotransferase subunit GatA: MSDLTSLTITAAREGLAQGSFTATELTQAYIDAIEPAGDLNAYVLTTPERALEMAAASDARIAKGEAGLLEGIPLGIKDMFATEGVRTTAASNIIRNFVPAYESTVTANLWRDGAVLLGKLNQDEFAMGSSNESSAFGPVVNPWRRNGSEQPLVPGGSSGGSAAAVAAHICAGAAGTDTGGSIRQPAAFTGTVGIKPTYGRCSRWGIIAYASSLDQAGPIARSVNDAALLLRSMAGHDPKDSTSANLPVPDYEAAVGASVKGKRIGIPREYRVDGMSGEIAALWDKGADILRDAGAEVVEISLPHTKYALPAYYIVALAEASSNLARYDGVRYGERVPGRDIVELYEKTRAAGFGDEVRRRIMIGTYVLSAGYYDAYYLKAQKVRTLIKRDFENAFADGIDAVLAPATPSAAFGIGEKSGADPVEMYLQDVFTVTLNMAGLPGISVPAGLSSEGLPLGLQLIGKPFAEQELFALGQVIEEAAGRLVVPEKWWL; this comes from the coding sequence ATGAGCGACCTGACCTCCCTCACCATCACCGCCGCCCGCGAAGGCCTCGCGCAGGGCAGCTTCACCGCCACCGAGCTGACGCAGGCCTATATCGACGCCATCGAACCGGCCGGCGACCTCAACGCCTATGTGCTGACCACGCCCGAGAGGGCGCTGGAGATGGCGGCCGCCAGCGACGCGCGCATCGCGAAAGGCGAGGCGGGGCTGCTGGAGGGCATTCCGCTCGGCATCAAGGACATGTTCGCCACCGAGGGCGTGCGCACCACGGCGGCGTCGAACATCATCCGCAACTTCGTTCCGGCCTATGAATCGACCGTGACCGCCAATCTGTGGCGCGACGGTGCGGTGCTGCTCGGCAAGCTGAACCAGGACGAGTTCGCCATGGGCTCGTCCAACGAATCGAGCGCCTTCGGCCCCGTTGTGAATCCCTGGCGGCGCAATGGCTCGGAGCAGCCGCTGGTGCCCGGCGGTTCCTCGGGCGGCTCGGCGGCGGCGGTGGCGGCGCATATCTGCGCCGGCGCGGCGGGCACCGATACCGGTGGCTCGATCCGCCAGCCGGCCGCCTTCACCGGTACGGTCGGCATCAAGCCGACCTATGGGCGCTGCTCGCGTTGGGGAATCATCGCCTACGCCTCCTCGCTCGATCAGGCCGGGCCGATCGCCCGTTCGGTCAACGACGCCGCGCTGCTGCTGCGTTCCATGGCGGGCCACGACCCGAAGGATTCGACCAGTGCGAACCTGCCGGTTCCCGACTATGAGGCGGCGGTCGGCGCTTCGGTGAAGGGCAAGCGCATCGGCATTCCCCGCGAATACCGCGTCGACGGCATGTCGGGGGAAATCGCCGCGCTGTGGGACAAGGGCGCCGACATACTGCGCGACGCCGGGGCGGAGGTCGTCGAGATCAGCCTGCCGCACACCAAATACGCACTGCCGGCTTATTACATCGTGGCGCTGGCCGAGGCCTCCTCGAACCTCGCCCGCTATGACGGCGTGCGCTATGGCGAGCGCGTGCCCGGCCGCGACATCGTGGAGCTGTACGAGAAGACCCGCGCCGCCGGCTTCGGCGACGAGGTGCGCCGGCGCATCATGATCGGCACCTATGTGCTCTCGGCCGGCTATTACGACGCCTACTACCTGAAGGCGCAGAAGGTGCGCACGCTGATCAAGCGCGACTTCGAGAACGCCTTCGCCGACGGCATCGACGCCGTGCTGGCCCCGGCCACCCCGTCGGCGGCCTTCGGCATCGGCGAGAAGTCCGGTGCCGATCCGGTGGAGATGTACCTGCAGGACGTGTTCACGGTGACGCTGAACATGGCCGGCCTGCCGGGTATCTCGGTGCCGGCCGGGCTCTCCTCGGAGGGGCTGCCGCTCGGCCTCCAGCTCATCGGCAAGCCCTTCGCCGAGCAGGAGCTGTTCGCGCTCGGCCAGGTGATCGAGGAGGCGGCGGGCCGCCTCGTCGTGCCGGAGAAGTGGTGGCTGTGA
- the gatC gene encoding Asp-tRNA(Asn)/Glu-tRNA(Gln) amidotransferase subunit GatC: MSVDQATVRRVAHLSRIAVTEDEVAHLQGELNAILAFVDELGEVDTTGVEPMTSVIPMTLPLRADVVNDGFYPERVLANAPAAEDGFFAVPKVVE; this comes from the coding sequence ATGTCGGTCGATCAGGCGACGGTCCGGCGAGTGGCGCATCTTTCGCGCATCGCCGTGACGGAGGACGAGGTGGCCCATCTGCAGGGCGAGCTCAATGCCATTCTCGCCTTTGTGGACGAGCTCGGCGAGGTGGACACCACCGGCGTCGAGCCGATGACCAGCGTCATTCCCATGACGCTTCCGCTGCGCGCGGACGTCGTGAATGACGGCTTCTACCCCGAGCGGGTGCTGGCCAACGCGCCGGCGGCCGAGGACGGCTTCTTCGCCGTTCCCAAGGTGGTGGAGTGA
- a CDS encoding metal-dependent hydrolase, with protein MKITWFGHSAFRFDFAGRAVLIDPFLTGNPGFKGDVASASAGVRHILLTHGHFDHVGDTVDIAAANAATVVANADLAGWLGTQGVESLEMMNTGGTIHLDGFSVSMVRADHSSGMVRDGATVYLGNANGLIVKAPGEPTIWHMGDTDIFSDMALIAEIHQPDVVIVPIGDRFTMGPETAALAVSRYLGGLTIIPAHYASFGLLEANAERFVALVGDEATVKVPESGVAFVLGR; from the coding sequence ATGAAGATCACCTGGTTTGGCCATTCCGCATTCCGGTTCGACTTCGCGGGCAGGGCGGTGCTGATCGACCCCTTCCTGACCGGGAACCCGGGCTTCAAGGGCGACGTGGCCTCGGCGAGCGCCGGCGTGCGCCACATTCTGCTCACCCATGGCCATTTCGACCATGTCGGCGACACCGTCGACATCGCCGCTGCCAACGCGGCGACGGTGGTTGCCAATGCGGACCTTGCGGGCTGGCTCGGCACCCAGGGCGTCGAATCGCTGGAGATGATGAACACCGGCGGCACGATCCATCTCGACGGCTTCTCGGTGAGCATGGTGCGGGCCGACCATTCCTCGGGCATGGTCCGCGACGGGGCGACGGTCTATCTCGGCAACGCCAACGGGCTGATCGTGAAGGCGCCGGGCGAGCCGACCATCTGGCACATGGGCGATACCGACATCTTCTCCGACATGGCGCTGATCGCCGAGATCCACCAGCCGGACGTGGTGATCGTGCCGATCGGCGACCGCTTCACCATGGGGCCGGAGACGGCGGCGCTGGCGGTGTCGCGCTATCTCGGCGGGCTGACCATCATTCCGGCCCACTACGCCTCCTTCGGCCTGCTGGAGGCGAATGCCGAGCGTTTCGTCGCGCTGGTCGGGGACGAGGCGACGGTGAAGGTGCCGGAAAGCGGCGTCGCGTTCGTGCTCGGGCGCTGA
- the gatB gene encoding Asp-tRNA(Asn)/Glu-tRNA(Gln) amidotransferase subunit GatB, with protein MNMHARPADPKKLIKGATGDWEVVIGMEIHAQVTSNSKLFSGASTEFGGEPNSHVSLVDAAMPGMLPVINAECVKQAVRTGLGLKAQINNRSVFDRKNYFYPDLPQGYQISQYKSPIVGEGVVLVDTADGQIEVGIERLHLEQDAGKSIHDQHPTLSLVDLNRSGVALMEIVSKPDLRSSEEAKAYVTKLRTILRYLGTCDGDMEKGSLRADVNVSVRKPGDDFGTRCEIKNVNSIRFIGQAIETEARRQIGIIEDGGTIDQETRLFDPGKGETRSMRSKEEAHDYRYFPDPDLLPLEFDDAFVAELKAHLPELPDEKKARFVADYGLSAYDADVLVAEKETAAYYEEVARGRDAKAAANFVINELFGRLNKEGRDIASSPVSAAQIGAIVDLIADGTISGKIAKDLFEIVFTEGGDPRALVEERGMKQVTDTGAIEAAVDAIIAANPDKVAQVQAKPTMLGWFVGQVMKQTGGKANPQAVNDLLKGKLGI; from the coding sequence ATGAACATGCACGCCCGCCCCGCCGACCCGAAGAAGCTCATCAAGGGAGCGACCGGCGACTGGGAAGTGGTCATCGGCATGGAGATCCATGCCCAGGTGACGTCGAACTCCAAGCTGTTCTCGGGCGCCTCGACCGAATTCGGCGGCGAGCCGAACAGCCATGTGTCCCTGGTCGACGCGGCGATGCCCGGCATGCTGCCGGTCATCAACGCCGAATGCGTGAAGCAGGCGGTGCGCACCGGGCTCGGCCTGAAGGCGCAGATCAACAACCGCTCCGTCTTCGACCGCAAGAACTACTTCTACCCGGACCTGCCGCAGGGCTACCAGATCAGCCAGTACAAGAGCCCCATCGTCGGCGAGGGCGTGGTGCTGGTGGACACGGCGGACGGGCAGATCGAGGTCGGCATCGAGCGGCTGCATCTCGAGCAGGACGCGGGCAAGTCGATCCACGACCAGCACCCGACGCTTTCGCTCGTCGACCTCAACCGCTCGGGCGTGGCGCTGATGGAGATCGTCTCCAAGCCGGACCTGCGCTCCTCGGAAGAGGCCAAGGCCTATGTGACCAAGCTGCGCACCATCCTGCGCTATCTCGGCACCTGCGACGGCGACATGGAAAAGGGCTCGCTGCGCGCCGACGTGAACGTCTCCGTACGCAAGCCGGGTGACGATTTCGGCACGCGCTGCGAGATCAAGAACGTCAACTCCATCCGCTTCATCGGCCAGGCCATCGAGACCGAAGCCCGCCGGCAGATCGGCATCATCGAGGATGGCGGCACGATCGACCAGGAGACCCGCCTGTTCGACCCCGGCAAGGGCGAGACGCGCTCCATGCGTTCCAAGGAAGAGGCGCACGACTACCGCTACTTCCCCGACCCGGACCTGCTGCCGCTGGAATTCGACGACGCCTTCGTCGCCGAGCTGAAGGCGCATCTGCCGGAACTGCCGGACGAGAAGAAGGCGCGCTTCGTCGCCGATTACGGCCTATCCGCCTATGACGCCGACGTGCTCGTCGCCGAGAAGGAGACGGCCGCCTATTACGAGGAGGTCGCCCGCGGGCGCGACGCCAAGGCGGCGGCGAACTTCGTCATCAACGAACTGTTCGGCCGGCTGAACAAGGAAGGCCGCGACATCGCCTCCTCGCCGGTCTCGGCGGCGCAGATCGGCGCCATTGTCGACCTGATCGCCGACGGCACCATCTCGGGCAAGATCGCCAAGGACCTGTTCGAGATCGTCTTCACCGAGGGCGGCGATCCGCGCGCGCTGGTCGAAGAGCGCGGCATGAAGCAGGTGACCGACACCGGCGCCATCGAGGCGGCGGTCGATGCGATCATTGCCGCCAACCCGGACAAGGTGGCGCAGGTTCAGGCCAAGCCCACCATGCTCGGCTGGTTCGTCGGACAGGTGATGAAGCAGACCGGCGGCAAGGCCAACCCGCAGGCGGTCAACGACCTGCTGAAGGGCAAGCTGGGCATATGA
- a CDS encoding FkbM family methyltransferase: MALSSVKKLVPAPVRDLIARCRAERRGHSGETLRHTYLGESLSVVVADGMSRGWYGADWPEGSRTEIDLLATLGLPRDGLIFDIGAHQGVVAILLKRKLAPQGRVVCVELNGTNAAACTENFRLNGEDNMVCLHAAISDRPGFVRVTGRSNGQIVAEPSMLNFLYPKVECLTVDDMIGRFGTPSLVFLDVEGAEVLAMKGAERALSSVNAWFIELHGDETCGQFGGSNRGIARVFAAAGFTLHTAVDEGPFFPLADPDAVTGERGYLVATRA; the protein is encoded by the coding sequence GTGGCCCTTAGCAGCGTGAAGAAACTGGTGCCCGCCCCGGTCCGCGATCTGATCGCGCGTTGCCGCGCGGAACGGCGCGGACATTCCGGCGAGACGCTGCGGCACACCTATCTCGGTGAATCGCTCTCCGTGGTCGTCGCGGATGGCATGTCGAGGGGGTGGTACGGCGCCGACTGGCCGGAGGGCAGCCGGACCGAGATCGACCTGCTGGCGACGCTCGGCCTCCCGCGCGACGGGCTGATCTTCGACATCGGCGCGCATCAGGGCGTCGTGGCGATCCTGCTCAAGCGCAAGCTGGCGCCGCAGGGCCGGGTGGTCTGCGTCGAGCTGAACGGCACCAATGCCGCCGCCTGCACCGAGAATTTCCGCCTCAACGGCGAAGACAACATGGTCTGCCTGCACGCCGCGATTTCCGACCGGCCGGGCTTCGTGCGGGTGACGGGACGCTCGAACGGCCAGATCGTCGCCGAGCCGTCGATGCTGAATTTCCTCTACCCCAAGGTGGAGTGCCTCACCGTCGACGACATGATCGGGCGCTTCGGCACGCCGAGCCTCGTCTTTCTCGATGTCGAGGGAGCCGAGGTTCTGGCCATGAAGGGCGCGGAGCGCGCCCTCTCAAGCGTGAATGCCTGGTTCATCGAGTTGCATGGCGACGAGACCTGCGGACAGTTCGGCGGCTCCAATCGCGGAATCGCGCGGGTTTTCGCGGCGGCCGGCTTCACGCTCCATACGGCGGTGGACGAAGGGCCGTTCTTCCCGCTGGCGGATCCGGACGCGGTGACCGGCGAGCGCGGCTATCTGGTCGCGACGCGCGCCTGA
- a CDS encoding AEC family transporter, producing the protein MSAVLGALVPVFLVIALGAALKRGLLPEASHWIALERLTYFVLFPALLIVSISRAELGEVAVVEVSATLLGSVAIVGALLTLARRPICRALGLPGPSYTSLFQGALRWNTYIALAVSGALSGQRGLAVAAVGLAVMIPVLNALSVVVLARHGENGGASNRLMLLQLLRNPFIWSCAIGAAINVADVPIPPVVLTFGDILGRASLALGLLVVGAGLRLGDLRRPRAATWFASALKLALLPALASGLGHALGLREVDLLIVAVAASVPSAPNGYVLARQMGGDAPLLAEILTVQTLLAAVTMPVVIALVAHL; encoded by the coding sequence ATGTCGGCGGTGCTCGGCGCCCTCGTGCCGGTGTTCCTCGTCATCGCGCTGGGCGCCGCACTCAAGCGCGGCCTGCTCCCCGAAGCCTCGCACTGGATCGCGCTGGAGCGACTGACCTATTTCGTGCTGTTTCCGGCGCTGCTGATCGTCAGCATCTCGCGCGCCGAGCTTGGCGAGGTCGCCGTGGTGGAGGTCTCCGCCACGCTGCTCGGCTCGGTTGCCATCGTCGGCGCGCTGCTCACCCTCGCGCGCCGGCCGATCTGCCGGGCGCTCGGCCTGCCGGGACCGAGCTACACCTCGCTGTTCCAGGGCGCGCTGCGCTGGAACACCTACATCGCCCTCGCCGTCTCGGGCGCGCTGTCCGGCCAGCGCGGGCTTGCCGTCGCGGCGGTCGGCCTCGCCGTCATGATCCCGGTGCTCAACGCGCTGAGCGTCGTCGTGCTGGCACGGCACGGCGAGAATGGCGGCGCCAGCAACCGCCTGATGCTGCTCCAGCTTTTGCGAAACCCGTTCATCTGGTCCTGCGCCATCGGCGCGGCGATCAATGTCGCCGACGTGCCGATCCCGCCGGTCGTCCTCACCTTCGGCGACATTCTCGGGCGCGCCTCGCTGGCGCTCGGCCTGCTGGTCGTCGGCGCCGGGCTGCGGCTCGGCGATCTGCGCCGCCCACGCGCGGCGACTTGGTTCGCCAGCGCCCTCAAGCTCGCTTTGCTGCCGGCACTGGCCAGTGGGCTCGGGCACGCCCTGGGCCTGCGCGAAGTCGACCTTCTCATCGTCGCCGTCGCGGCCTCCGTGCCTTCGGCGCCGAACGGCTATGTGCTGGCGCGGCAGATGGGTGGCGACGCGCCGCTGCTGGCCGAGATTCTGACCGTGCAGACGCTGCTCGCAGCCGTCACCATGCCGGTCGTGATCGCCCTCGTGGCGCATCTTTAG
- the ruvX gene encoding Holliday junction resolvase RuvX translates to MAAAILSIADAAPLLPPRGGLIGLDLGTKTIGVASSDPDRRLAAPVETISRKQFTPDAQRILALAEARGAAGFVLGLPVNMDGSEGPRAQASRAFARNLARLTDLPIVLWDERLSTAAVERDMIATDMSRARRAEVVDQQAAAFILQGALDRLRFLAERD, encoded by the coding sequence ATGGCCGCCGCGATCCTCTCCATTGCCGACGCCGCCCCGCTCCTGCCGCCGCGCGGGGGACTGATCGGGCTCGACCTCGGCACCAAGACCATCGGCGTCGCCAGCTCCGATCCCGACCGCCGGCTCGCCGCACCCGTCGAGACGATCTCCCGCAAGCAGTTCACCCCGGACGCGCAACGCATTCTGGCGCTGGCCGAGGCGCGCGGTGCGGCCGGATTCGTGCTCGGCCTGCCGGTGAACATGGATGGCAGCGAGGGGCCGCGCGCGCAGGCCTCCCGCGCCTTCGCCCGCAACCTCGCCCGCCTCACCGATCTTCCGATCGTGCTGTGGGACGAACGCCTGTCCACCGCCGCAGTGGAACGCGACATGATCGCCACCGACATGAGCCGCGCCCGGCGCGCGGAAGTGGTGGACCAGCAGGCGGCCGCCTTCATCCTTCAGGGCGCGCTCGACCGCCTGCGCTTCCTCGCGGAGCGCGATTGA